A single Candidatus Rubidus massiliensis DNA region contains:
- the rlmI gene encoding Ribosomal RNA large subunit methyltransferase I, which produces MLNNRVILKPGKEKPILQKHQWIFSGAIAKWPSFDNGDILPVVSSKGELLAHAYFNKNCSIAGRIISFQDEDPYLAIKNKLKAAYLLRKSFMQTEFTNSYRLVNGEGDGLPGLIADLYDDTLVLQITTLGMDKIKEFVVEALDELVHPRVIYEKSITSSRKQEGLKDFQGVLKGEFVSKKVIKENGHFFAIDIEKAQKTGFFLDHREMRKKIGELSAGKKVLNCFSYSGGFSVYAAAAKAKKVTSVDISAEAVELARHNFSINGLEDGEFITADVFAYLRENEINQEIVILDPPAFAKKQKDVIAACRGYKDINRIAMQKMPANSLLLTCSCSYYINEELFKKVIFQAAVEAGRDVKILGKHIQGPDHPVSVFHPEGDYLKSLLLWIS; this is translated from the coding sequence ATGCTAAATAATCGTGTGATATTAAAGCCAGGAAAAGAAAAACCAATCTTACAAAAACACCAATGGATTTTTTCCGGGGCTATTGCAAAATGGCCATCTTTTGATAATGGAGATATTTTGCCTGTTGTTTCTTCAAAAGGTGAACTTTTAGCGCATGCGTATTTTAACAAAAATTGCTCGATTGCGGGTCGAATTATCTCTTTTCAAGATGAGGATCCCTATTTAGCTATAAAAAACAAATTAAAAGCTGCTTATCTTTTAAGAAAAAGCTTTATGCAAACGGAATTTACTAATTCTTACCGATTAGTAAATGGAGAAGGGGACGGTCTACCAGGCTTAATTGCGGACCTCTATGATGATACTCTGGTTTTACAAATTACAACACTTGGAATGGACAAAATCAAAGAATTTGTTGTGGAGGCTTTAGATGAGTTGGTTCATCCAAGAGTGATTTATGAAAAATCAATAACGAGTTCCAGAAAGCAAGAGGGATTAAAAGACTTCCAAGGCGTTTTAAAAGGAGAATTTGTTAGTAAAAAAGTGATCAAAGAAAATGGTCATTTTTTTGCTATTGATATTGAAAAGGCTCAAAAAACCGGATTTTTTTTAGATCATAGAGAAATGAGAAAAAAAATAGGAGAACTGAGCGCTGGAAAAAAGGTTCTCAATTGCTTTTCTTATTCCGGTGGTTTTTCAGTTTATGCCGCAGCGGCAAAAGCTAAAAAAGTTACATCGGTTGATATATCTGCTGAAGCTGTAGAACTTGCTCGCCATAATTTTTCTATAAATGGTTTAGAAGATGGGGAATTTATCACCGCTGATGTTTTTGCCTATCTTAGAGAAAACGAAATAAACCAAGAGATTGTTATTTTAGATCCACCAGCTTTTGCTAAAAAGCAAAAGGATGTGATTGCAGCTTGTCGAGGGTATAAAGATATCAACCGGATAGCTATGCAAAAAATGCCTGCTAATTCCCTTTTGTTAACTTGCTCGTGCTCTTATTATATTAATGAAGAGCTGTTTAAAAAAGTTATCTTTCAAGCGGCTGTTGAAGCGGGTAGGGATGTTAAAATTCTTGGAAAGCATATCCAAGGTCCAGATCATCCCGTGAGCGTATTTCATCCTGAAGGGGATTATTTAAAAAGCTTACTATTGTGGATTTCTTAA
- the ribD gene encoding Riboflavin biosynthesis protein RibD yields MKKANDEQWMKKAIELSLKARLIAPPNPWVGCVIVKDNKSIAEGFTSIPGKAHAEINALQSTDEDLSDATVYVTLEPCCHHGKTPPCVDALIARKVKRVVIGTVDPDPIVKGKGIIALRSAGITVDVGIEETAVLLSLEPYLFQRRFKRPYTVCKTAISLDGRTAAKDLTSQWISSKEARADSHYLRACSQAILIGSSTANSDMPALTVRDTEQKPAKPPIRVILDTTGKTKVSYPLFDTKLAPTVIYTSDKCPENKIKEWKIAGAEVIITPLTKEGKIDIPYLLENLASKGVIQLLVEGGRCILTNFVKNGYCEKLVVYVGAVILGSDGLAMFDDWDIPSIDKAPRLKIQHTELFGDTVRVDYLLT; encoded by the coding sequence GTGAAGAAAGCAAATGATGAACAATGGATGAAAAAAGCCATCGAATTAAGCCTTAAAGCTAGGTTAATCGCTCCTCCTAATCCATGGGTTGGATGTGTTATTGTAAAAGATAATAAAAGTATAGCCGAAGGATTTACAAGCATTCCTGGCAAAGCCCATGCGGAGATAAATGCTTTACAATCTACCGATGAAGATTTAAGTGACGCAACTGTCTATGTAACCTTAGAACCTTGTTGTCATCATGGCAAAACACCACCTTGTGTTGATGCTCTCATAGCTCGTAAAGTTAAACGCGTCGTTATTGGCACGGTAGATCCAGACCCTATAGTAAAGGGTAAAGGAATTATAGCTTTGCGCTCAGCTGGTATTACCGTTGATGTAGGTATTGAAGAAACTGCCGTTTTACTAAGCCTAGAACCTTATCTATTTCAAAGACGATTTAAAAGACCTTATACTGTTTGTAAAACAGCGATCAGTTTAGATGGAAGAACAGCTGCAAAAGATTTGACTTCTCAGTGGATCTCTTCAAAAGAAGCCCGAGCTGATTCCCATTATTTAAGAGCTTGTTCACAAGCCATTTTGATAGGTAGTAGTACGGCTAATTCCGACATGCCAGCACTAACCGTTAGAGATACAGAACAAAAGCCAGCCAAACCTCCTATTCGGGTTATTTTAGATACAACTGGCAAAACCAAGGTCTCTTATCCTTTATTTGACACCAAATTAGCTCCGACCGTGATTTACACAAGTGATAAATGCCCAGAAAATAAAATTAAAGAATGGAAAATTGCAGGTGCTGAAGTTATTATTACCCCTCTAACAAAAGAAGGCAAGATTGACATCCCTTATTTACTAGAAAATTTAGCCTCAAAAGGTGTTATTCAGTTATTAGTAGAAGGAGGGCGGTGCATTTTAACTAATTTCGTTAAAAATGGATATTGTGAAAAACTCGTCGTTTATGTAGGAGCAGTAATTTTAGGAAGTGATGGTTTAGCTATGTTCGATGATTGGGACATCCCAAGCATAGACAAGGCCCCCCGCTTAAAAATTCAACATACGGAATTATTTGGTGACACAGTAAGAGTTGATTATTTGTTAACTTAA
- a CDS encoding Transposase translates to MDQCNCPKCGSKAFKRNGYTRHGKQNHRCLDCGRQFSSNIEFDEDFEKMVGVADYKIVFKEDYSTNTKK, encoded by the coding sequence ATGGATCAATGTAATTGTCCCAAATGTGGCTCTAAAGCATTTAAAAGAAACGGTTATACCAGGCATGGAAAACAAAACCATCGTTGTTTAGATTGTGGAAGACAATTCTCCTCAAATATAGAATTTGATGAAGATTTTGAAAAAATGGTTGGTGTGGCTGACTACAAAATTGTTTTCAAAGAAGACTATTCAACCAACACAAAAAAATAA
- a CDS encoding Peptidyl-prolyl cis-trans isomerase cyp18: protein MCKLITYLCIFMINLFVYTESIMANEGIKNPQVELITNYGTIKIELYQEQAPKTVQNFLNYVKEGFYDHTIFHRVIDGFMIQGGGFTQDFNQKPTKAPIENEAQNGLKNKKGSIAMARTNDPNSATAQFFINVSDNNFLDFVSKTPSQYGYAVFGQVVEGMDVVDKIKKVKTGNRGMHQNVPSETVEIKQAKIVN, encoded by the coding sequence ATGTGTAAACTTATCACTTATTTATGCATCTTTATGATTAATTTATTTGTTTATACGGAGAGTATCATGGCAAACGAAGGAATAAAAAATCCTCAAGTTGAACTTATTACAAATTACGGAACAATCAAAATTGAGCTTTATCAAGAACAAGCCCCAAAAACAGTACAAAATTTCTTAAACTACGTTAAAGAAGGTTTTTACGATCATACCATTTTTCATCGTGTGATTGATGGATTTATGATTCAAGGGGGAGGATTTACCCAAGATTTTAATCAGAAACCGACAAAAGCTCCTATTGAAAATGAAGCGCAAAATGGGTTGAAAAATAAAAAAGGTTCTATAGCAATGGCTAGAACTAATGATCCAAATAGTGCTACAGCTCAATTTTTTATTAACGTTTCAGACAATAATTTTTTAGATTTTGTGTCTAAAACACCTTCACAATATGGTTACGCAGTTTTCGGGCAAGTTGTGGAAGGGATGGATGTAGTTGATAAAATCAAAAAAGTTAAAACTGGTAACAGGGGAATGCACCAAAACGTCCCATCTGAAACTGTAGAAATTAAACAAGCAAAAATTGTGAATTAA
- the astB gene encoding N-succinylarginine dihydrolase, translating to MKKGIELNLSGLPGLTHHYGGLSYGNILSMEHNQFRSNPKMAALQCLELMNTLRKLNIPQIVVPPQERPLFSILKNLGFKGDDSKILKTVLETDPKLLNQCSSSSFMWTANMATVTPSSDSKDNKVHITPANLQTTFHRSLEVEETCHFFKKLINNSPYFCLHDPLPKHKRFSDEGGANHIRFCLEFEQIGTHLFVYGKNSQKFPQRQSEDAFLAIERLHQLKPHISIFAIQNGKAIDAGVFHNDVISFGNQNLFIYHEDAFINTTEIVEKLSKTFYDNTKSSLNLIKVRDEELTLNDAVKTYFFNSQLITLKDQSMALIAPAECELHPKAYALTQRLLNDPNIPISSIYFINLSQSLWNGGGPACLRLRLVLKEEELESINQNFILSEELYHSLKKWIHTFYPDEFVLKDLINEEFLENNKKALKELWKFF from the coding sequence ATGAAAAAAGGGATCGAACTAAATTTAAGTGGTTTACCAGGCTTAACTCATCATTATGGAGGCTTATCCTACGGAAACATACTTTCGATGGAACATAATCAATTTAGGTCTAATCCAAAAATGGCCGCTTTACAATGTTTAGAATTGATGAATACACTTCGTAAATTAAACATACCCCAAATCGTTGTTCCACCCCAAGAAAGACCTCTTTTCTCAATCCTTAAAAATTTAGGTTTTAAAGGAGATGATAGTAAAATACTTAAAACTGTCTTAGAAACAGACCCAAAACTCTTAAACCAATGTTCTTCTTCTTCTTTCATGTGGACGGCAAATATGGCAACTGTAACGCCCTCATCAGATAGCAAAGATAATAAAGTACATATAACCCCTGCTAATTTACAAACAACTTTTCATCGGTCATTAGAGGTAGAAGAAACTTGTCATTTTTTTAAAAAACTGATTAATAACTCACCTTATTTTTGTTTACATGATCCCCTTCCTAAACATAAAAGATTTAGTGATGAAGGAGGTGCTAATCATATCCGCTTCTGCTTAGAATTTGAACAGATCGGGACACATCTGTTTGTTTATGGGAAAAATAGTCAAAAATTTCCTCAAAGACAATCAGAAGATGCTTTTCTTGCAATAGAAAGGCTTCATCAGCTAAAGCCTCACATCTCCATCTTTGCCATTCAAAACGGAAAAGCTATTGATGCTGGTGTTTTTCACAATGATGTTATCTCTTTTGGTAATCAAAATCTATTTATTTACCATGAAGATGCCTTTATTAACACAACTGAAATTGTAGAAAAACTCTCGAAAACTTTTTACGACAATACAAAAAGTTCCCTTAATTTAATTAAAGTGAGGGATGAAGAATTAACTTTAAACGATGCAGTAAAGACTTATTTTTTTAATTCCCAGTTGATTACCCTAAAAGATCAATCGATGGCTTTAATTGCACCAGCTGAATGTGAGTTGCATCCAAAAGCCTATGCTTTAACGCAACGTTTATTAAATGATCCAAATATACCCATTTCTTCTATCTATTTTATTAATTTATCCCAAAGTTTATGGAATGGCGGAGGGCCTGCTTGCTTAAGACTTAGATTAGTTTTAAAAGAAGAAGAATTGGAGTCTATTAACCAAAACTTTATTTTATCGGAAGAGCTTTACCATTCGTTAAAAAAATGGATTCACACCTTTTATCCCGATGAATTTGTTTTGAAAGATTTAATAAATGAAGAATTTTTAGAGAATAATAAAAAGGCCTTAAAAGAATTATGGAAATTCTTTTAA
- the astD gene encoding N-succinylglutamate 5-semialdehyde dehydrogenase, producing the protein MNFTSINPSNGQMIWQGKETCENEIKAICSLAKTALPTWSFLTLSERYHYLEQFEKNLKKHSDELTHTISLETGKPLWEAKTEVTAMISKVSITLDAYNQRCLALNLGSNLTRYKPHGVVAVLGPYNFPGHLPNGHIIPALLAGNTVIFKPSELTPLTGEKIASIWQETNLPYGVFNLVQGGKNAGQTLLNQKEINGIFFTGSWNTGKKLLSQFALEPNKILALEMGGNNPLILEDVHDFASVAYTIILSAYITTGQRCSCARRLIIIDNPKNREFVSYLMEKISNLKIGPFEETPEPFIGPLIREEKAQEIFAIQQQWIDKGATSLIPLKPFQKGTGFVTCGLIDTTSNVVPDEEVFGPLLQLIWAKDLQEAVTVANNTQYGLTAGLIGTKQENYQYFFQNIQAGIINWNAPLTGASSKAPFGGIGKSGNFRPSGFYAIDYCLYPVASTENSSLSLPSNLYPGITL; encoded by the coding sequence ATGAACTTCACTTCCATTAATCCTTCCAACGGTCAAATGATATGGCAAGGAAAAGAAACTTGTGAAAATGAAATTAAAGCAATTTGCTCTCTTGCAAAAACAGCTCTACCGACCTGGTCATTCCTCACACTTAGTGAACGTTACCATTATTTGGAACAATTTGAAAAAAACTTAAAAAAGCATTCAGATGAATTAACTCATACTATATCACTAGAAACAGGAAAGCCACTTTGGGAAGCAAAAACTGAAGTGACTGCTATGATTAGCAAAGTTTCTATAACCTTGGATGCTTACAATCAAAGGTGTTTAGCTTTAAATCTTGGAAGCAATCTTACACGTTATAAGCCGCATGGTGTTGTCGCTGTTTTAGGTCCTTACAATTTTCCAGGTCACTTACCAAATGGACATATTATCCCAGCTTTATTAGCGGGCAATACCGTTATTTTTAAGCCAAGTGAATTAACTCCTTTAACAGGAGAAAAAATAGCCTCTATTTGGCAAGAAACTAATTTACCTTATGGAGTATTCAATCTCGTACAAGGGGGAAAAAATGCCGGACAAACACTATTAAATCAAAAAGAAATAAACGGAATTTTTTTTACAGGTAGTTGGAATACTGGCAAAAAACTCTTAAGCCAATTTGCGCTAGAACCTAATAAAATATTAGCTTTAGAGATGGGGGGCAATAATCCCCTAATATTAGAAGATGTTCATGATTTTGCATCAGTAGCTTATACCATTATTTTATCGGCTTATATCACAACAGGTCAAAGATGCTCGTGTGCAAGGCGATTAATTATTATAGATAATCCTAAAAATAGAGAATTTGTTTCCTATTTAATGGAAAAAATTAGCAATCTTAAAATAGGCCCTTTTGAAGAAACACCAGAACCATTTATAGGACCACTTATTCGAGAAGAAAAGGCCCAAGAAATTTTCGCCATACAACAACAATGGATCGACAAAGGAGCGACTTCTTTAATCCCATTAAAGCCCTTTCAAAAAGGCACGGGATTTGTTACATGTGGACTTATTGATACTACCTCTAATGTTGTACCGGATGAGGAAGTGTTTGGACCTTTACTACAACTCATTTGGGCAAAAGATTTACAAGAAGCCGTCACTGTTGCTAATAATACTCAATATGGATTAACGGCTGGGTTAATTGGTACAAAACAAGAAAATTACCAATATTTTTTTCAAAATATTCAGGCAGGAATTATTAATTGGAACGCTCCTTTAACTGGAGCTAGTAGTAAAGCACCTTTTGGTGGAATTGGAAAAAGTGGCAACTTCCGACCAAGTGGTTTTTACGCTATCGATTACTGTCTTTACCCAGTAGCCTCTACAGAAAATTCCTCTTTATCACTACCGTCTAATTTATACCCTGGAATCACTTTATGA